In the genome of Mauremys mutica isolate MM-2020 ecotype Southern chromosome 8, ASM2049712v1, whole genome shotgun sequence, one region contains:
- the LOC123375450 gene encoding ovomucoid-like: protein MKITGAVLLFALALCCFYSDAAGQAGKGFCSEFKKPPEICTMEYKPVCGTDGKTYSNKCVFCKAVYENLGSLCFAYNGKC, encoded by the exons ATGAAGATAACAGGGGCCGTTCTGCTCTTCGCTCTGgcactttgctgcttctactcAG ATGCTGCTGGCCAGGCTGGTAAG GGTTTCTGCAGTGAGTTCAAGAAGCCTCCAGAAATATGCACCATGGAGTACAAGCCTGTTTGTGGCACTGATGGGAAAACATACAGCAACAAATGCGTCTTTTGCAAAGCAGTCTA TGAAAACCTTGGAAGTCTTTGCTTTGCATACAATGGAAAATGCTGA